The stretch of DNA AACTAGACCTTTACAATCATTCATTGAGAAGTAGCAAGTTGAAAGGCATTTGTGACTGAAAAGTGAAAAGAATTCAACCTAAGGTTCAAAATCTTATGCATTAGGCCTTAGACagatataagatgagaagaaCTATTACCATTCCGGTAAAACTTGTGATAAGGAGACTTTTTCTTCCTTGTTTGTCCATCAAGGACGAAGCGATTACAGTGCCTGCAACAAAATCAAACACCAGCAGAAATAACTTCACCTTTGTTCACATTATCCAGTTTTTCAGGACAAAAATAATGATACTAACCGAAGACATTTGAAGCACCAACAAGGGCACTTGCTGCAATGTCAGAAGCAATTCCAGCACTGCGGAAAACAGAAGTCGAATAATACACCACAGCATTAATTCCAGCAAACTGCTGGAACAAGAAAAGTGCTGCTCCAACACTGACAACTGCAGCACCAATTCACAAAGCATCAATCAATTTCGGAGTAAACTAAAAATTGAAACCAATCTTATActagattttttatttcttctggTTAATGGAATATGGGATTAATCTTAAATTATTGAATACCTTTCCGATACCTGCTACTAAAAAGATCAAACCATCTTGCTTCAGGTTCAGAAAAACCTTGACTTGCTGCTGTTAAGTCATGCATAACTGAAGCAACTCTTTCTTTTCCATAAAGTGTTTTAATTGCTTTCTCGGCATCAGATATTTTCCCTTgctgtaaaaaaataaatgtaagtCTCTCACAAAACCTACAAGAAACTTGTTGCAATTGCCAAACATAAACactatgattctagaatttcaTCCTACTTAGAAACATTAAGGAAACCATTCATGTCAATGATTGTGGAATTGCAGGACAACCTGAAAGAGCCATCTAGGACTTTCCGGAGAAACTGCCATTCCTAGTGCTAACAGAACAGATGGAACAACCGAAATTCCAAAcattgtccgccaccttatggAATTGAATgaagagagaaggagaagaggatGCATGTTAACAAACATTGGATTCAcagattaacaaaaaatttaaaggcTTCCATCAATTATACAACAAAATTTCAAGGTTAACAATCATATATATGTTACTATCTCTATTTGATATTTGTAttcagaagaaaaataaatagttcAATACCATATAGGATTTCCTGCCAGAGGCAAACCGGCTACTAGTGCTGCAAGAATCCCAATACATATAAAAAGTTGATTAACAGATCCAAGCGCACCGCGAGTTTCAGTTGGAGAAATCTGTTCATTGTAAGGAATTACCTAAGcagtcaatataaaatatataaacaagatcagaaatgttaaaataatttatagcaGCACCACCTCAGATATGTATAATGGTACAATTGCAGATGTAACACCAATTCCTATACCAGCTAGCAAGCGGCCAACAATCATCGTCTGAATGCTTTGAGCTGTAGCACTGTAATTTGTGATGTTCAGCATCATTtcaaaaaaacataaaagatcAAACCTTGAACTCAAGGACAACTGATTGACCAAAGAAATGCTCCAACTGCTAGAGGAATTGCATCTAACTGAAAGGTCCTAGTTCGGCCGAATTTGTCAGCCAATGCTCCACCAGTGAATGAACCCACAGTGGCGCCAGCAAGTAGAGAGCTGACAATCCATCCTGTTGATGGATTTTATAGTCATGAAAATCATGAGAAAGGGATTGTTGGAGCATTTTCAAGTGAAACTGGAACttttagaaacaaaaattttatagataGTGGGACATAAATAATGGTTTTGCACAAAAATGCAAAagtaacaaataattaaattacactCCATACCATACAAAAACTGAAGGTTTTTCTCAGTTCAATGTGTTTATAAGTAACTTAACAGAAAACTTTCCATGAacataaaacttaaaatgcacgaggtaaagaataagaaaattgtATTTCATAAACATTTACAACTTTCTTTTCCCATAAGATCAAATAGACTAGATTAATTTGCaactatgaaaaaaaaaaggtgcaCCTTGTAGTACAGTGTTCTCAGTAATACCAAGATCCTTGGCCAGGTACTCAAGAGCTCCATTTACCACCCTACAAGAAACAGGGCATTGTCAAAGTTAATAATGAATATGAAAATCACTCAATTAAGATGTAGTGCAAATCACTCATATAACTTTGATGGCAATACAGATTCTAGATATGCTGCAGTATAAATCCAGTTATCTGCAGAGTAAAATGAATATGAAAATCCATACCCAAGATGATAACCGAATAAAGTGGCTCCAAGGCAAGCAACACCAACAAAGGGCAAGACAGTCCCAGAAGATTTTCCAGGAACATTATTAGCAGGGAGAAGatcttcaacatcttcatctGCAATGCAACTTCAGTAAGAAACTTTTTTGAGAGGCATAAGCTCCTTCACAATATGCAAATTCTGGATATTAAGACCCATCAAATCAAGGGATGTAACAAAAAGCAGCTATAATGGATAATACTACAGATTAACACAACATGGTTTTGCAAAATGCCTAATTGTACTTGGAAAAATTACATAGCCAAACTATATTTTTCGGTTGACCATAATCATTGATCTAACATTCTGATAGAATTAATCATGAAGCAAAGAAATGAGTCCTAGTAAGGAAATCTCTCACAATTTCCTACATGAGTATACATTCACATAGACAAGAAGGGTCTAAATAGAAAAACATTGCTGCAATTCAACACCAAAATCAGATATGAAGTAAGCAGTCTAGCTATGAAAATGAAAATCACTTATAACCAATATACATGTGTATATGCAAATCAAAATCAACCACTTCATAGTTCACATATCATTGATTAACTTTATAGAAATCtcagaatatatctaataaacCAAACAAATCAAAGGCCTGCAAAACCCCTTTTTGCAGTGCTGAGCTCAGTTTCCATTGTGCTCGAACCAGGCCTCAAACCCCAGCAACTGGTTCTACTGTTACTACTCATTCGGCAAAACCAAACAAGACCCTTTGTTTGTGAAACCCCCAAAAGCTTTTACTTTGAAGCCAAAGGTTGAAGCTTGCATAATATCTACGACTTTATTTCCAATACCCGGAAAGTCAAAGCTCATAAAACGCATCAATTTTTGgtggaattaaaaaaaaaaataaatagcagCAAATCCAGTTACTTACAAACGAAACCGTTAAACGAATCTAGGACAATGCTAAGTTGCTAACACTATTGTAAGATAGAACCGGAAATTACCGCGGTAAAGGGTAAAAAAATATGCGTACTTATGATGAATGACAGTTTTCAGTTactgaatagaaaataaaaatccatcaattaaaataaatatggtCGAAATGAAGCACACTACATGGATTGGACCAAAGTTTCGGCTGAAGGTGGGCTcagtttctttttttattttgcattttaatCTTTTTGTTAATTAGAGAAAGATAGATTTTATGTTGAAATTACTTTTGTTTAAATTCTCGAATGAAGTAGAATAATAATGTCTCACAATAAAATATTATAGTTTGATCAAtaagagaataagaaaaaatcaagaactaataaaatttgttatttttttatcgaTATTTTTAGTCATCAATCTAATTCTCTTAAtttagtaatataataaaaaaattttagtttatatttttaaatattattaactaacTCTACTAGTGTTCTAATATTTCACAtagagtaatattttaaatcaagTTATCAATTCAAAAATAACATTCCACTTGTTATTTTTCTAGTTATGTGGTGGTATGTGGTTGCTATGGTCATGTGTGACACTGATTCTAATTATATAGCGTGTCTTTGTTTATTGTTTTATGTTGATAGATAGTTCAGTAACtctattcaaattttaattatggaCAAcctattcattcttttcttttttttgtttatttactatttgTAATTTAGTTTTAAGCTTACCATGAATTAGATTAGAAATAAGATAATTAAGTGCTCATTTTTGTGAGTAACATAACGAAGACATCATGATTCTTATtcattatgtaatttttttcagCATAAAATCAATGTTGCATGTAGTATCACTTGCTCCTTGCTTTTGTTTGAGCTGTCCGAGGATCTTCGATATTCGGTGTGCACGCATGATTTGACAAAGATCTCAGTTAGAACAAGGTTTTTGGTTCGAGCTACTAAAGTGGAGTATACTCCTTCTCTTTTTGTAGGTTTGTGTGTAACTCTAGAGGTGATTAAGTACTATGGAACTCAGCACAATATAAGTAGTTATTCATCAAGCAGTTTTTGAAACTTCTTAATTACAATAATCTTGTATGAAAGCTTATGTTGTTTCTATCTATTGCAAAAAGATTCGAATAACTTATACATTTTAAAGTATTGattaattcataataaaaaaatattatgtacatacatattaaaattaattactaaaaccagttagtatataaatattttgtagttaattttgatatacgtATAATATATAGTTGATTTTTATGAATACTTTTTTTTCCTCAATACatgtttttaaatataattgattttcTATAGTATAAagtaaattgaataattaatattaacatgATTAGATAGAGTTATTTTATGATAATGTACtccaaataaataatatataaattaaaaaataggacactcttattaaaaaaaataaacaggtATAACTAAAGATttgcaaaaataaaaagtaaattttaaaaattaaataataaaaatataaaaaatcagtATAGTTATGTTTGTGTACTCTCATATATtctcataaatatgaaataataatGTCTTAATTAATTGTCTCCCTACAAAATTAATACATGtcaccaaaataaattaaataaaaatatctattatTATGAATAATGTTTGTTTTTGGACTTCTTTAATTATTTGTCTTTCTTCTAGAATTCATCCGAATTCTTGAGGTCATAGATCTCGCAGCTCTTTGACATAAACATCTAAATAAAAGTTGCTCGAATATCTTGTATATAACAATGAGAATACCTAAATCATCAATTAGTCATTGTGAAAGCCACAATAAagtacataaataataaatttttagatacAACTTCCAAAACAGTGACATGATATATAGATCTATTATTACATACATCATTTGGGAGATCAAAAGGAGGGAAAAAACTTgggaaaaaagataaaaggtTTCTTTAAGACTCCTAGTGCGcaagattttttatatttcagaAGTATAAAAATCGCATAGCTTTATGACTGTCATAAACAAGAACATTAGAATGTAACAAAGGGGAGCAACAACACCCTTTTATGACATTGATACCTACAAATAAATCCAACCATGGATAATGATGATCATGATGCCAAAAGTATCCTATTGAAGAGCATTGGCACCAGCAACAATCTCAAGAATTTCACCTGTGATCTTAGCCTGACGTTCCCTATTGTAGACAATGGATAAGTTCTTCTTCAACTCAACAGCATTATCAGTTGCACTGCTCATTGCACTCATTCTAGCAGCAAGCTCACTTGCAAGTGATTCTTGAAGTGCTCTCAGGACTTGGCTGTTGAGATAAAGCGGCAAGAGGGCATCAAGGATCTGAACAGGATCCTGCTCAAACTCCAAAATTGCTGAATAGTCTTCTGTCTTTGTCCTCACAGCATCCCTCTCCACAGTTAGCTTTCCTTCCTTTGTTGTTAGCCTGAAGAACTCATCATCAGCAGCATCAACACAGTTTCCATTGATGTCACATATCTCTCCCTTTGGCGACAGTGGAAGTAAGGTGTGAATCACAGGATCTGATTTCACCAATGACACAAACTTTGTGTACAAGAGTTCTACTTTGTCAACCTCTTCGCTGATAAACAACGAGAAGGCGTCATCGGCAATTGCCTGAGCCTCTTTCGCAGTTGGGAGCGATCCTCCTTCTAGAAACCGATCAACTGGTATGTAAGGCCTGCGGAGGAAGTAAGAGTTACCCTTCTTGCCAACGCTAATGATAGTGTAGTCAAGACCAAGATCCTTCAATTCAGCAATTCTTGCTTCGGCTTTCTTGATGATGTTATTGTTGAAACCACCACAGAGACCTCTATCACCAGTACACACAACCAGTGCTACCTTCTTCACTGGCCTAACCTTTGTGAGAGGGACATCAATGTCCTCAGTTTGGAGCTGCTCGTTGATGTTGTAAAGGACCTCAACAAGAGTCTCTGAGAAGGGTCTTCCATTAACAACAGCTTCTTGAGCCCTTCTGACTTTAGCGGCTGCAACAAGCTTCATTGCTTCTGTGATCTTCTGTGTGTTCTTGACAGATTCAATGCGGGTTCTGAGCTCTCTGAGACCACACTGTACTGGGGTGACAGAAGAACGTGAGAGGCTGCATGAGGGTGAGTTTTGTGAAGGGAGCTGAAAAGGATTGAGAACAGAACGAAAGGAGAGGTTGGAGGCATCAGAAAGAGAAGGTTTTGAGGACACCAACATAGTGAGATTGGAACAAGACATTGTTGCAGATGGAGTACCTTTTGGGACTTCTGCAGTGTAAGTAGATTACAACAGCAGAAAGAGAGTTAGAGAAAGAGGGTCGTGGTGTATTGGTTTGGTTGATTTATGTTGAGATTGGTGTTATCCTCTCCTTGTGTGTTCATGAGATGCTCAATTTGCTATGGTTGTATCAAGTGGGGAATGAGTGGAGTGAATGAGAGGGAGTGGATGAGATTTTGGGATAACGATTTCGATGGTTGGCGGAGAGAGAGCAGATTGCTGTGTACTCAGTGCATGTGGTTCTTGTGAGTCCAATCTGATGTGGGTTTGTCTAAACAGAGTTGGGTAACATAAaatcttttgttttttgttttttgttttttgttttttttttctcttttccccTTCAAATTAGTTAAACTATGATATTTAAGATCATCTTGTGTTTAGTGAAATGGTCCGAATTTCGACTTTTCAATCTTTGTTACTATGTGATTCATATTTGGTGAATGCTATGGTGCTTTTGATATTGTgtctaatttgttaaaaaagGTAAATcgataatatttaataaattttaaatattttactttttattttaaacattttattttttacttttaaaagaaAGTTAAGCAATTTATGTACCATAGTAAAAGACATCATAGAATTTACATTCATATTTTAACCTTGATTCTCACCTTTCCTTATAATAATTGAGGTTTGAACCCCAAAAGCATCATTCCACAGTTTTCTTTGTgatcataatttttttggtaataGAGGTATATGAGATTATTCAATTTGTGGCTTTTCCTCCTTTTAATTTGTTGTGAAGTTGTCAACTC from Arachis duranensis cultivar V14167 chromosome 4, aradu.V14167.gnm2.J7QH, whole genome shotgun sequence encodes:
- the LOC127746753 gene encoding ATP synthase gamma chain, chloroplastic — protein: MSCSNLTMLVSSKPSLSDASNLSFRSVLNPFQLPSQNSPSCSLSRSSVTPVQCGLRELRTRIESVKNTQKITEAMKLVAAAKVRRAQEAVVNGRPFSETLVEVLYNINEQLQTEDIDVPLTKVRPVKKVALVVCTGDRGLCGGFNNNIIKKAEARIAELKDLGLDYTIISVGKKGNSYFLRRPYIPVDRFLEGGSLPTAKEAQAIADDAFSLFISEEVDKVELLYTKFVSLVKSDPVIHTLLPLSPKGEICDINGNCVDAADDEFFRLTTKEGKLTVERDAVRTKTEDYSAILEFEQDPVQILDALLPLYLNSQVLRALQESLASELAARMSAMSSATDNAVELKKNLSIVYNRERQAKITGEILEIVAGANALQ
- the LOC107486787 gene encoding plastidic glucose transporter 4 — translated: SCIADEDVEDLLPANNVPGKSSGTVLPFVGVACLGATLFGYHLGVVNGALEYLAKDLGITENTVLQGWIVSSLLAGATVGSFTGGALADKFGRTRTFQLDAIPLAVGAFLCATAQSIQTMIVGRLLAGIGIGVTSAIVPLYISEISPTETRGALGSVNQLFICIGILAALVAGLPLAGNPIWWRTMFGISVVPSVLLALGMAVSPESPRWLFQQGKISDAEKAIKTLYGKERVASVMHDLTAASQGFSEPEARWFDLFSSRYRKVVSVGAALFLFQQFAGINAVVYYSTSVFRSAGIASDIAASALVGASNVFGTVIASSLMDKQGRKSLLITSFTGMAVSMLLLSLSFTWSVLAPYSGTLAVLGTVVYVLSFSLGAGPVPALLLPEIFASRIRAKAISLSLGTHWISNFVIGLYFLSVVNKFGISSVYLGFSTVCILAVLYVSGNVVETKGRSLEEIERALSPAS